One segment of Heterodontus francisci isolate sHetFra1 chromosome 26, sHetFra1.hap1, whole genome shotgun sequence DNA contains the following:
- the LOC137384281 gene encoding programmed cell death 1 ligand 1-like, with protein MASRHIISLLYLFLLRCAPFAQKFVTLDCEHSVTGIFNEDTILPCKIKSTVVSKPSFIQLIKDGDETAIFTFEESGKGVQSRIKLLHPTSQDVSLEIQKTQVSDKGTYQYYLETYSGYDRQYITLKVKAPYSLPNVTSFAKRRMRITELICETTGYPLAQIHWYVDEKRNHTSKYKTTIEETPEGLFKIISTLQIKVAESALEGNYTCAVWNVEEHTYEVQKQFLNFSVPVLDQSNTDRQSDGKKSKVLTAVFVIVGALVFGIVILMVCRFRRNLYSAGRRDSEFPMISNDQQSDA; from the exons ATGGCTTCTCGCCATATAATAAGTCTCCTTTATTTATTCTTACTCAGATGCGCACCCTTTGCCCAAA AGTTCGTGACTTTAGACTGTGAACATTCAGTGACAGGAATATTTAATGAAGACACCATACTACCATGCAAAATTAAGTCAACAGTGGTGAGCAAACCTAGTTTCATTCAACTGATTAAAGATGGAGACGAAACAGCTATCTTTACCTTTGAGGAAAGTGGCAAAGGAGTTCAGAGTCGAATTAAATTACTTCATCCAACTTCTCAAGATGTATCACTGGAAATCCAGAAAACACAAGTGTCAGATAAGGGGACATATCAATATTATTTGGAAACATATTCTGGTTACGACCGTCAGTACATCACACTGAAGGTTAAAG CTCCATATAGTTTGCCAAATGTGACCTCATTTGCCAAAAGAAGAATGAGAATAACAGAACTCATTTGTGAAACAACTGGATACCCACTAGCTCAGATTCACTGGTATGTCGATGAAAAAAGGAACCACACATCCAAGTATAAAACTACTATTGAAGAAACCCCAGAAGGGCTGTTCAAGATCATCAGCACGCTTCAAATCAAAGTTGCAGAAAGTGCCTTGGAAGGCAATTATACTTGTGCCGTGTGGAATGTGGAAGAGCACACATATGAGGTGCAGAAACAGTTTCTAA ATTTTTCAGTTCCAGTCTTGGATCAATCTAATACTGATCGTCAAAGCGATGGGAAAAAGAGTAAGGTTCTCACAGCTGTCTTTGTCATTGTTGGAGCACTTGTATTTGGAATAGTCATCTTGATGGTTTGTCGATTCAGGAGAAATCTCTATTCAG caggtAGAAGAGATTCCGAATTCCCAATG atatCAAATGACCAGCAGTCTGATGCTTAA
- the LOC137384284 gene encoding CD276 antigen-like, with protein sequence MSSYHTISLLYVIFYASTLNALKLVNFDCEDLVTGIFNEDPKLPCPFSSSNMNTFELIEQSKCEKDGETLIFNATERDQEAQGRIKLLHPHSQDISLVIQKTQLSDVGEYKYYLETTSGHISQYITLKVKAPYSLPKVTLFPNLTTTMRTTNLTYETIGYPLAQIHWFIDGKRNLTSKAKTNSIETPQGLFNITSTLQIKEGIIALEGICTCAVWNVEDQVYEVQKHFPM encoded by the exons ATGAGTTCATACCATACAATAAGTCTCCTTTATGTCATCTTCTATGCAAGCACACTCAATGCACTAA AGCTTGTGAATTTTGATTGTGAGGATTTAGTGACAGGAATATTTAACGAAGATCCGAAACTACCATGTCCATTCAGTTCAAGCAATATGAATACATTTGAGCTCATTGAACAGAGTAAATGTGAAAAGGATGGAGAAACATTAATCTTTAATGCAACTGAAAGGGACCAAGAAGCTCAGGGTCGAATTAAATTACTTCATCCACATTCACAAGATATATCATTGGTAATCCAGAAAACACAACTGTCAGATGTTGGGGAATATAAATATTACCTGGAAACAACTTCTGGTCACATCAGTCAATACATCACACTGAAGGTTAAAG CTCCATACAGTTTGCCAAAGGTGACTTTATTCCCAAATCTCACAACCACAATGAGAACGACAAACCTCACTTATGAAACGATTGGATACCCACTGGCTCAGATTCATTGGTTTATCGATGGAAAAAGGAACCTCACATCCAAGGCTAAAACTAATAGTATAGAAACCCCACAAGGACTGTTCAATATCACCAGCACACTTCAAATCAAAGAAGGAATAATTGCCTTGGAAGGCATTTGTACATGTGCCGTGTGGAATGTGGAAGACCAGGTGTACGAGGTGCAAAAACACTTTCCAA TGTGA
- the LOC137384555 gene encoding uncharacterized protein isoform X1: MATYFPKILCFIVLFFCLTVLANNTFTNVECNSPDTGIQNNRTVLFCEYKTQSAKVCNSTWFYAPLNTTNWMQVPCTSDKKRNAQKRKRCLTDLKTASLIIEKTKILDAGKYQIFLNCGSDGYDTMYVDLLVKAPYTVPQVTKRVQGIERGLSCTTLGYPLAKLYWQIENGTNLTANSIITQTEDLLYNITTYTSVIGEWCSVNYKCFVCIENECIYERLECPKSETIHQSLKRNTRTVDGVYLSLGLVTILALLVLFFTRFNMNADKALRRTWSTSTTANVKDDTA, from the exons ATGGCTACTTATTTTCCAAAAATACTTTGTTTTATTGTGCTTTTCTTCTGCCTAACCGTTCTGGCAAATA ATACATTTACAAATGTGGAGTGTAATAGCCCAGACACAGGAATACAGAACAACCGCACTGTTTTGTTTTGTGAGTACAAGACACAAAGTGCGAAGGTATGTAATAGTACCTGGTTTTACGCTCCACTGAATACCACTAACTGGATGCAAGTTCCATGTACATCTGATAAGAAAAGAAATGCTCAGAAAAGAAAAAGGTGTCTTACAGATTTAAAGACTGCATCATTGATAATTGAGAAAACGAAAATCTTGGATGCAGGGAAATACCAGATTTTCCTAAACTGTGGATCAGATGGCTATGATACAATGTATGTAGATCTTCTGGTTAAAG CTCCATATACTGTGCCACAAGTAACCAAAAGGGTGCAAGGTATTGAAAGAGGTCTTTCTTGTACTACACTTGGATATCCATTGGCAAAACTCTACTGGCAGATTGAAAATGGAACCAATCTGACTGCCAATTCTATCATAACACAAACAGAAGATTTGTTGTACAACATCACGACTTACACTTCAGTAATTGGAGAATGGTGTTCTGTAAACTATAAATGCTTTGTATGCATTGAAAATGAATGCATATATGAAA GATTGGAGTGTCCTAAAAGTGAAACAATCCATCAGTCACTGAAAAGAAATACCAGAACTGTTGATGGTGTTTATTTATCTCTGGGCTTAGTAACTATTTTGGCACTTTTGGTACTTTTCTTTACAAGGTTTAATATGAATGCTGATAAAG CATTAAGGCGTACATGGTCCACATCAACAACAGCTAATGTAAAAG ATGACACAGCATGA
- the LOC137384555 gene encoding uncharacterized protein isoform X2, producing the protein MATYFPKILCFIVLFFCLTVLANNTFTNVECNSPDTGIQNNRTVLFCEYKTQSAKVCNSTWFYAPLNTTNWMQVPCTSDKKRNAQKRKRCLTDLKTASLIIEKTKILDAGKYQIFLNCGSDGYDTMYVDLLVKGLECPKSETIHQSLKRNTRTVDGVYLSLGLVTILALLVLFFTRFNMNADKALRRTWSTSTTANVKDDTA; encoded by the exons ATGGCTACTTATTTTCCAAAAATACTTTGTTTTATTGTGCTTTTCTTCTGCCTAACCGTTCTGGCAAATA ATACATTTACAAATGTGGAGTGTAATAGCCCAGACACAGGAATACAGAACAACCGCACTGTTTTGTTTTGTGAGTACAAGACACAAAGTGCGAAGGTATGTAATAGTACCTGGTTTTACGCTCCACTGAATACCACTAACTGGATGCAAGTTCCATGTACATCTGATAAGAAAAGAAATGCTCAGAAAAGAAAAAGGTGTCTTACAGATTTAAAGACTGCATCATTGATAATTGAGAAAACGAAAATCTTGGATGCAGGGAAATACCAGATTTTCCTAAACTGTGGATCAGATGGCTATGATACAATGTATGTAGATCTTCTGGTTAAAG GATTGGAGTGTCCTAAAAGTGAAACAATCCATCAGTCACTGAAAAGAAATACCAGAACTGTTGATGGTGTTTATTTATCTCTGGGCTTAGTAACTATTTTGGCACTTTTGGTACTTTTCTTTACAAGGTTTAATATGAATGCTGATAAAG CATTAAGGCGTACATGGTCCACATCAACAACAGCTAATGTAAAAG ATGACACAGCATGA